A region of the Litchfieldia alkalitelluris genome:
AAAAAATAACACTGTGTCAGCCAAATCTTCAGGTGTCGTTACTTTTTGAAGTGGTGTACTTTGTTTAATCAGTTCAAACACTTCCAAAGATGTAGCAGAGCTTGCGTCTGTTTGCTGTAACAACCCACCAGAAACCATGTTTACTGTTATACCGTCTGCGCCTAATTCCTTAGCCATTGTTCTCGTAAAACCAAGTAGAGCTGCTTTACTAGTATTGTAATCATGATATGGTACAACTGGATTTTGCACTAAATTTGTCCCTATATTAATTACTCGACCGAACTTCATTTCAGCCATATCCTTCTTACCAGCTTGTATTGTATTCAAAGATCCCTTAACACTACCTTCAAGTTGGATAAGATAATCATTCCACTCAATTTGTTCAGCAGTTTTCCTATTCACGGCATCGAATTTAAAGGCAACAAGAGCATTATTTACGATAGTAGTGATTGGCTTTTCATAATGGGCCTTGGCTTCTTCAAACAATCGACGAACATCCTGCTCTTTTCGAATATCAGCTTTGATTGCAATCGCTCGATCATGTCCGATCTCATCTACAACTGAATTAGCCTTATCTTCACTGTTGAAATAATTAACAACAACCTTTGCTCCTTCTCGTCCAAAAGCTTTAGCGATCGCTTCTCCTAAACCTCGGCTTGCACCAGTTACTAAGACAACTTGTTCAGTAAGATTCATCATACACTCTCCTATTATAATTAAGTCTTTTCTATAAGATTGCTGCTAATTGACCTATTTTAAAGTAGACTACACTAATTTACCGAAAACAGATTATAAAAAAGAGCAAAACCAATTGTTTGCTCAAATTATGTATTAGATTTTGATATCTACCACAATGCTATCAACTCTACCCACTTCACGAATATATGCAGCAACCGCCTGATGGTCTGGATTTGGTCCATATGCTTCAAGAGCTGCTTGATTCTCAAATCTTACAGATAAAACTACTTGATAGCCTTGACTTTTTTCCGAGAAATTAAGTCCTGCCTGTAAATCCACAATACCAGTAAGTTTATCTTTTAGTGCTTTGAATCGATCAACCACTTCTTGCAGTTGCTCCTGGGTAGTTGTTTCTGAAAATTTTACTAATACGATATGATCAATCATGCTAATAACCCCTTCACTTTATAAATTCTTATTTATTCTACCGAATAATGAAGGAACATACAAATTTAAAAACCAATACTCCCTAAGCAATTCTTCTTAGGGAGACCTTTTTACTAAATTGTTTATAATGCACCATAGATTACTGCACGTAACCTCGGCTGATGATAGCTCTCAAAGTTAGGGAACATCTGTTGCATATAGACTGCAGAAAGCTTCTCTTTTGGATCAATTAACACCCATGTCCCCGCTAGTCCCGACCAGCCAAATTCACCAATATTACTATTGATTCCACTTAATGCGGGGTCAACTAAAGTCCGAACACCTAATCCATATCCATATCCAGCAAGATATCCCCAATTATATTGCTCCATATGCTCTGGCTGAAGATGGTTTGTCCCCATTAAATGAATGGTTTTCTCTCCAATAATACGAACCCCTTCAAATTCTCCACCATTTGCTAACATATAAGCAAAGCGACTATAGTCATCTAAAGTAGATAAAAGCCCACTTCCTCCTGATTCAAATGTGACAGAAGGTTGAAACTGTTTGTCTACTCTCTCATTTTTTATTAACTCACCCTCATCTGATCGATCATAAAGGGTCGCTAAACGATGCTTCTTATTGTCTGGTATAGTGAAGAAAGTATCCTTCATTTTAAGTGGGTCGAAAATTTCCACTTGAAAAAATTCTCCCAAGGACTTTCCAGATAGTACTTCAATTAGTGCACCTAGTACATCATGACTGAATCCGTAACACCATTTTGTTCCTGGTTCAAATGCTAACGGGATATTTGCCAATGTTTTTGAAAGAGTACGGACAGTTAAATTCTCTCCTAATTCTTCTTTTTGTTTCAACGCGGCCATCACTTGACGCTCAGTTTCATTTCCTTCACCACTATAAGTTAACCCTGAAGTCATTGTAAATAAATCTTTTATTAAAATACTTCTTTTAGCAGGTAAAACAACAAGCTCACCTTGTTCATCATAGCCATATACCTGCATGTTCTTAAATTCTGGTAAGTAGTCCTCCAATGGATCGTTTAGCAAAAATAAACCACGTTCAAATAGCATTAATGCTGCAGTACATGTTACCACTTTTGTCATTGAAAAAATTCGATAAATGGTATCTTCAGCAATCTGGTTTTTCAGTGCTAAATCCGAATAGCCAACATGGCTTTCAAATACTTTTTTACCTTCATGCATAACTGCCAAAGAGCAACCTGCCGGACCTTTTTCTACAAAACTATTTAATAATGGGTGTAGTCTATGTAATAATTCCATTTTATCTTCTCCCCTAGAAAGTATTTAATGGCACTTCACTATAAGTGGCGACACAAAAATGAACCGATTTTTCAGAATTAAATTTCCTTAATCCAAACAAGCATTTCTTCTTTTGTTTGACGATTTCCCCAAAACCAATATGGAACTGCTTTAACAGTTATTTCTTTAAGTGCCTCTTCCTCCGAAGAATAAAGTTTCCCACTCCATTTTGTTTCATCAACTCGTACACCTAAGAATTGAATTTCCACCTTATTCGTTGAAAATTCACTAATTGTTGGTTTCTCGTCCCTAGGTATGAAAATATTAGATAAAAGTGGTCCATTATCAATCTGCTCTAAACAATACACCACTGGACCCCGTTTTATAGCTATTTTACCCGCATTCTCTCTTACAAATGGATTTGCACGCACCTTCTCTACCTCAATTGAAAGGTTTAGGACAACTCGATCACCCTTTTTCCATTCTCTCGTTATTGTGATATAACCGTCACTACCAAGTTCTAAATCTACTAATTCTTCATTGACAACTACTTGATAGTTTTGACACCACGAAGGGAGCCTCAATGATAGATCAAAATTCACCGGATAATCTGGAGTTACTTCAAACACAACTTCTCCGCAAGAAGGATAGTTCGTTTTTTGAATAAGATGAACCATCTGTCCAGATACCTCAAATTTCGTTTCATTACCCATATATAAATGAACATTTACTTTATCATCTGTTATTGTATAAATATATTGGCCTAATGACGTGATTAATCTAGCTATATTAGGAGGACAACAAGCACAGCCAAACCAGCTAACTCTTTCTGGTTCCACATGCTTGTGATCGAACCGATGTTCAACTGCACTAGGAACCACTTCAAGTGGATTCACGTAAAAGTACTTTGTTCCTTCTATAGATATCCCGCTTAGGACGCCATTATACAGTGCTGTTTCTAACACATCTGCATAGTCTCTATTATTCTCTATTTCTAGCATTCTTTTTGCCCAAAACATTAATCCTATCGATGCACATGTTTCGGCATAAGCTACATCATTTGGTAGATCAAAGGGGAAGGTAAACCTTTCACCATGGCCCTGTGAGCCAATTCCGGCTGTGATATACATTTTTTTGTTTGTCACATCAGTCCAAAGCTCTTTTAGCACATTGATGATTTCTTTGTCACCAGTTTCTAGCGCGAGGTCAGCCATTCCACTATATAAATACATCGCTCTTACCGAATGACCATGTGCTGTTGTTTGTTCTGTTATTGGTGCGTGTGCTTGGTGATAATCCAACCCAAACCAGCGATCTCTTTCCCCAATTAGTGTTTTTTCTTCTAACAGAAATGAAGGTTGTGTTCCTCTTTCCCTTAAAAAGAAAGAACTTAAATTGACACACTTTTCGTTTCCTGTTACCTTAAACAGCCTAAACAAAGCAAGTTCAATTTCTTCATGACCTGGGTACACTTTTCGTTTGAAATCTTCAGGCCCAAACATCGAGTCAATATACTCTACAAATCTACTAACTATTTTAACCAATTTATCTTTTCCTGTTGCTTCGTAATAAGCAACGGCTGCTTCTATTAAGTGGCCCGCACAATATAATTCATGACCATGTGAAAAATCAGTCCATCTTTCATCGGGCTTTGCAACGGTATAATAC
Encoded here:
- a CDS encoding 3-oxoacyl-ACP reductase; translated protein: MNLTEQVVLVTGASRGLGEAIAKAFGREGAKVVVNYFNSEDKANSVVDEIGHDRAIAIKADIRKEQDVRRLFEEAKAHYEKPITTIVNNALVAFKFDAVNRKTAEQIEWNDYLIQLEGSVKGSLNTIQAGKKDMAEMKFGRVINIGTNLVQNPVVPYHDYNTSKAALLGFTRTMAKELGADGITVNMVSGGLLQQTDASSATSLEVFELIKQSTPLQKVTTPEDLADTVLFFAAPWSRAVTGQNLVVDGGLVMD
- a CDS encoding Dabb family protein; its protein translation is MIDHIVLVKFSETTTQEQLQEVVDRFKALKDKLTGIVDLQAGLNFSEKSQGYQVVLSVRFENQAALEAYGPNPDHQAVAAYIREVGRVDSIVVDIKI
- a CDS encoding serine hydrolase domain-containing protein, producing the protein MELLHRLHPLLNSFVEKGPAGCSLAVMHEGKKVFESHVGYSDLALKNQIAEDTIYRIFSMTKVVTCTAALMLFERGLFLLNDPLEDYLPEFKNMQVYGYDEQGELVVLPAKRSILIKDLFTMTSGLTYSGEGNETERQVMAALKQKEELGENLTVRTLSKTLANIPLAFEPGTKWCYGFSHDVLGALIEVLSGKSLGEFFQVEIFDPLKMKDTFFTIPDNKKHRLATLYDRSDEGELIKNERVDKQFQPSVTFESGGSGLLSTLDDYSRFAYMLANGGEFEGVRIIGEKTIHLMGTNHLQPEHMEQYNWGYLAGYGYGLGVRTLVDPALSGINSNIGEFGWSGLAGTWVLIDPKEKLSAVYMQQMFPNFESYHQPRLRAVIYGAL
- a CDS encoding glycoside hydrolase family 127 protein, giving the protein MTSTKINQNSLKNVRITDNFWSQWINTISKKTIPYQWKALNDEIPEAPPSHSVENFRIAAGISDGEFHGMPFQDSDVAKWIEAASYSLFHHPDKSLEEKIDQLVDLIEKAQQDDGYINTYYTVAKPDERWTDFSHGHELYCAGHLIEAAVAYYEATGKDKLVKIVSRFVEYIDSMFGPEDFKRKVYPGHEEIELALFRLFKVTGNEKCVNLSSFFLRERGTQPSFLLEEKTLIGERDRWFGLDYHQAHAPITEQTTAHGHSVRAMYLYSGMADLALETGDKEIINVLKELWTDVTNKKMYITAGIGSQGHGERFTFPFDLPNDVAYAETCASIGLMFWAKRMLEIENNRDYADVLETALYNGVLSGISIEGTKYFYVNPLEVVPSAVEHRFDHKHVEPERVSWFGCACCPPNIARLITSLGQYIYTITDDKVNVHLYMGNETKFEVSGQMVHLIQKTNYPSCGEVVFEVTPDYPVNFDLSLRLPSWCQNYQVVVNEELVDLELGSDGYITITREWKKGDRVVLNLSIEVEKVRANPFVRENAGKIAIKRGPVVYCLEQIDNGPLLSNIFIPRDEKPTISEFSTNKVEIQFLGVRVDETKWSGKLYSSEEEALKEITVKAVPYWFWGNRQTKEEMLVWIKEI